A DNA window from Sulfitobacter sp. BSw21498 contains the following coding sequences:
- the pheT gene encoding phenylalanine--tRNA ligase subunit beta, protein MKFTLSWLKEHLDTTASIDEITYALTDLGLEVEGVEDRGAKLADFTLGYVQSAEKHPDADRLQICQVDTDEGVQQIICGAPNARQGITVVVAKPGVYVPGIDTTIGVGKIRGVESFGMMASERELELSEEHDGIIELPSGNVGDRFIDWLAENDPAKVDPVIEIAITPNRPDALGVRGIARDLAARGLGKLKQRDVAAVEGQFPCPITVSIDDDTLDQCPVFYGRVIRGVKNGPSPVWLQDKLRAIGLRPISFLVDVTNFFTYDRNRPLHVFDADKVAGNSLRIHRAKGGETLMGLDDKEYTFSEGMTLISDAEKVESIAGVMGGAESGCSMDTVNVFVEAAYFDPVRTAYTGRALKINSDARYRFERGIDPEWTPYAIEHATQMILDIAGGEASEVVVAGKVPDFSRAYKLDAARVQSLVGMTISESEQRKTLTALGFRLEGDMAHVPSWRPDVQGEADLVEEVARIASLTKLEGRPLPRLTAGVPKPVLSPMQRREAIARRSCAALGYNECVSYSFIDQPSAALFGGGTDDTRLENPISTDMSHMRPSLLPALLQAAARNQARGFPDMALFEVGPVFTGGEPGDQHLQISGLLIGRTGPKDVHGASRPVDVFDVKSDIEAVLASIGAPTKVQINRNGSDWFHPGRHGQICLGPKKVLGVFGEIHPRVLAAMDVKGPAMGFTIWPAEVPLPRKAGSTRPALNVSALQAVERDFAFVVDAEVDGLTLVNAAMGADKALIDDVRVFDEFIGGTLGEGKKSLALTVRMQPSDKTLKDADIEAVSAKVIDKVTKASGGVLRG, encoded by the coding sequence ATGAAATTCACACTGTCCTGGCTGAAGGAACATCTCGACACGACCGCGTCGATTGATGAAATCACCTATGCGTTGACCGATCTGGGTCTCGAGGTCGAAGGCGTCGAGGATCGCGGCGCAAAGCTGGCGGATTTTACGCTGGGCTACGTGCAGTCGGCTGAAAAGCACCCTGACGCGGATCGCTTGCAGATCTGTCAGGTGGATACCGACGAAGGCGTCCAGCAGATCATCTGCGGTGCACCGAACGCGCGTCAGGGGATCACCGTGGTCGTGGCGAAACCGGGCGTTTATGTGCCGGGCATAGATACAACAATCGGCGTTGGCAAAATCCGTGGCGTCGAAAGCTTTGGCATGATGGCCTCCGAGCGCGAGCTTGAACTGTCCGAAGAACATGACGGTATCATAGAGCTGCCCTCGGGCAACGTTGGCGACCGTTTCATCGACTGGCTGGCGGAAAATGACCCCGCCAAGGTCGACCCCGTGATCGAGATCGCGATTACCCCCAACCGCCCTGATGCTCTGGGAGTGCGCGGGATTGCCCGCGATCTGGCGGCCCGTGGTCTGGGCAAGCTGAAACAGCGCGATGTGGCCGCAGTAGAGGGGCAGTTCCCGTGCCCGATCACCGTGTCGATTGACGATGACACGCTGGATCAGTGTCCGGTGTTCTACGGCCGCGTGATCCGCGGCGTCAAAAACGGCCCGTCGCCCGTCTGGTTGCAGGACAAGCTGCGCGCCATCGGGCTGCGGCCGATCTCGTTCCTTGTCGATGTGACGAACTTCTTCACCTATGACCGCAACCGCCCGCTGCACGTGTTTGACGCCGATAAGGTCGCGGGCAACAGCCTGCGCATCCACCGCGCCAAGGGCGGCGAGACGCTGATGGGGCTGGACGACAAGGAATACACCTTCAGCGAAGGCATGACCTTGATTTCGGACGCCGAAAAGGTCGAAAGCATCGCGGGTGTAATGGGCGGCGCGGAAAGCGGCTGTTCCATGGACACGGTGAATGTGTTTGTCGAGGCGGCCTATTTTGATCCGGTCCGCACCGCCTACACAGGGCGCGCGCTCAAGATCAATTCTGATGCGCGCTACCGGTTCGAACGGGGCATCGACCCCGAATGGACGCCCTATGCCATCGAACATGCCACGCAGATGATTTTGGACATCGCGGGCGGCGAAGCGTCCGAGGTCGTGGTGGCCGGTAAGGTGCCAGACTTTTCCCGCGCCTATAAGCTGGACGCCGCCCGCGTGCAGTCGCTTGTGGGGATGACCATCTCGGAGAGCGAACAGCGCAAGACACTGACAGCGCTTGGCTTCCGGCTGGAAGGCGATATGGCCCATGTGCCAAGCTGGCGCCCCGATGTGCAAGGCGAAGCCGATCTGGTCGAGGAAGTCGCGCGGATTGCCTCGCTGACCAAGCTCGAAGGACGCCCCTTGCCGCGTTTGACCGCCGGCGTGCCCAAGCCTGTCCTGTCGCCCATGCAGCGCCGCGAGGCCATCGCGCGCCGTTCTTGCGCCGCGTTGGGCTATAACGAATGTGTGTCCTACAGCTTTATCGATCAGCCATCCGCCGCGCTGTTTGGTGGCGGCACCGATGACACCCGTCTGGAGAACCCGATTAGCACCGACATGAGCCACATGCGCCCGTCGCTGTTGCCCGCGTTGTTGCAAGCCGCTGCCCGCAATCAGGCGCGTGGCTTCCCCGATATGGCCCTGTTCGAGGTCGGCCCTGTGTTCACCGGCGGAGAACCGGGCGACCAGCATTTGCAAATCAGCGGTCTTTTGATCGGTCGTACGGGCCCCAAAGACGTGCATGGGGCATCGCGCCCTGTCGATGTGTTCGACGTAAAGTCGGATATCGAGGCGGTGCTTGCCTCTATCGGTGCCCCGACCAAAGTGCAGATCAACCGCAACGGGTCCGACTGGTTCCATCCGGGCCGTCACGGTCAAATCTGCCTTGGCCCGAAAAAGGTGCTTGGTGTCTTTGGTGAAATTCACCCGCGGGTGCTGGCGGCGATGGATGTGAAAGGGCCTGCAATGGGCTTTACCATCTGGCCCGCCGAAGTGCCTTTGCCGCGCAAAGCGGGATCCACCCGTCCGGCGCTGAACGTCAGCGCGCTGCAAGCGGTTGAACGCGACTTTGCCTTTGTGGTGGACGCGGAGGTGGATGGGCTGACCTTGGTCAATGCGGCGATGGGGGCGGACAAGGCCCTGATCGACGATGTGCGCGTGTTTGATGAATTCATCGGCGGGACTTTGGGCGAGGGCAAAAAATCGCTCGCGCTGACCGTGCGGATGCAACCCAGCGACAAGACACTGAAAGACGCGGATATCGAAGCTGTGAGTGCCAAGGTGATCGACAAAGTCACCAAAGCCAGCGGCGGCGTGCTGCGCGGTTAA
- a CDS encoding alpha/beta hydrolase family esterase: MPDDWDGVTPLPVMMHFHAFLRRGRTVINHPRIGSETKPRGVMLVAPSAQHRAWRFWQEDPADIDFADAVLADVAKRFPVDQSQIYISGFSFGAAMAWRYACARGDRIAGLMTMSGTIKQASTCANPPRQVRHVHGLNDLWMSLPRGPDHDATNVVALWRKALRCGAGRLDGALTLAPGVEFAHFTWDTCAGNRSVTLDIHTGGHFIPTGWLGYQLDGLMSKTPG, from the coding sequence ATGCCCGACGACTGGGACGGGGTTACGCCTCTGCCCGTGATGATGCATTTCCACGCTTTCCTGCGGCGTGGGCGTACCGTGATCAACCATCCGCGTATCGGGTCTGAAACAAAGCCGCGTGGCGTGATGCTGGTCGCCCCTTCGGCGCAGCATCGGGCGTGGCGGTTCTGGCAGGAAGATCCGGCGGATATCGACTTTGCTGACGCGGTGCTGGCGGATGTGGCCAAGCGCTTTCCGGTGGATCAAAGCCAGATTTACATCTCGGGGTTCAGTTTCGGGGCGGCGATGGCGTGGCGCTATGCCTGCGCGCGCGGCGACAGGATCGCGGGGCTGATGACCATGTCGGGGACCATCAAGCAGGCCAGCACCTGCGCCAACCCGCCGCGTCAGGTCCGCCATGTGCACGGGCTGAACGATCTGTGGATGAGCCTGCCACGCGGACCGGACCATGATGCCACCAACGTCGTCGCGCTGTGGCGCAAGGCGCTGCGCTGTGGCGCAGGGCGGCTGGACGGTGCGCTGACGCTGGCGCCGGGGGTCGAGTTCGCGCATTTCACGTGGGACACCTGCGCAGGCAATCGTAGCGTCACACTGGACATCCACACAGGCGGGCATTTCATCCCGACAGGATGGCTTGGCTACCAGCTGGACGGGTTGATGTCCAAAACACCGGGCTAG